CGTCGCCATGCCGCCGATGGCGTCGGACCCGGCCTCGGGTTCAGTGATGGCCAGGCCACCGATGCGGGAGCCGTTCACCAGCGCTGGCAACAGCCGGGCCTTCTGTTCGTCGGAACCGTAGAGCGCGATCTGGTTGGTGCAGGCATGCGAGTGCACCAGGTACGACAGGCCCACTGCGGCAGAGGCTCGGCTGATCTCTTCCATCACGACGAGATGTTCCAGGTAGCCGAGCCCGGCGCCGCCGAAGCGGGATGGCACCGTGACGCCGAGCAGCCCCGCGTCGCCCAGCTTGGGCCAGAGGTCGGCGGGGAGGGTTCCGGTGCTTTCGATCTCGTCGGCGCGCGGCGCGATTTCGCGGTTCGCAAAGCCATGGGCTTCCTGGCGGATCGCCTGCGCCGCGGGCGGAAGCGGCACGCGCAGCAGCGCCCATCGGGAATCGGCGTCGGCTGCGGCCGTCAATCCGCCGCTCCCACTTGCGCGAGACGCGTGATGGCAGCCTGGCTACCCGCCAGTTCCCGGAGCTTGAACTTCTGGATCTTGCCGGTGCCGGTTTTCGGCAACTCCGTGAACACCACTTTGCGCGGGCACTTGAAGTGCGCCATGCGCTGCCGGGCGAAGGCGACGATCTCTTCTTCGGTGGCGTGCGCACCCGCGCGCAGTTCGATGAACGCGCACGGCACTTCGCCCCACCGCTCGTCAGGCATTGCAACCACTGCCGCATGCAACACCGCGGGATGGCCGTGCAGCAGATCCTCCACTTCGACCGAAGAGATGTTCTCTCCACCCGAGATGATCACGTCCTTGGAGCGGTCGACGATCTGCACGTAGCCGTCCGGGTGCATGACGGCGACGTCCCCGGTGCGAAACCATCCCCCTTCGAAGGCGCGCGCCGTCGCTTCGGAGTTCTTGAGGTAGCCCTTCATGATGGCGTTGCCTCGCAGCATCAGCTCGCCCGGCGTACGGCCGTCGCGAGGCACGGGCACGCAGGTTTCAGGGTCCGCCACTTGCAGCCCCTCGAGCAGCGCCGCACGAGCACCCTGGCGAGCCTGCACGCGCGCGCGGGCGTTCGCATCGAGTTCCGCCCAGCCGATCTGCGGCAAACAGCTCACCGGCGTGCCGAGTGCCTCGGTGATGCCGTAAACGTGATCCACCGCAAAGCCGAGTTCGGTGACCGCCTGCAGCACCGCGGCCGGCGGCGGCGAACCCGCGGTGAGAACCCGAACTGTCCGTCCCTGCGGTGCACGCACGCCCCCTGCCGCCAGCGCGCCCAAGACCACCGGTGCGGCGCAGAAGTGATCCACGCCATGCCGTTCGAGAGCTTCCGCGATCGGCGCGGGCCCGACCCTGCGCAGACAGACATGGGTGCCTGCAGCAGCCGTGATGGCCCAGGTGAAGCACCACCCGTTCGCGTGGAACATCGGAAGCACCCAGAGGTAGACGGGATGGCGGGGCAGCGGCCAGCTCGTCATCTGCAGAACGCTCATCATGAAGGTTCCGCGGTGGCTGGCGACCACGCCTTTGGGGTCTCCCGTCGTACCGGAGGTGTAGTTCAACGCGATGGGCGATTGTTCGTCGTCGGGCCAATGCCCCTCGAAATCTTCGGCGCCTTCGGCCAGCAGGGCTTCGTAGTCGAGTGGCCCGATGGCCGGCGCTGCGGGAGCCAATGCATCGCAGATATCGACCACCAACGGCTTGTCCGCAAGCTGTTCGAGGGCGATGGCAGCCAGCGGCGCGAACTCGCGATCGACCAGCAGGACCTTGGCTTCGCCGTGCCGCAGGATGAAGGCCACGGCATCGGCGTCCAGTCGGACATTGATCGCGTTGATCACGGCGCCTGCCAAAGGAATGCCAAGGTGCGCTTCCAGCATCGCGGGTGTGTTGGGCGCCAGAACCGCAACCACGTCCAGCGGCTGCACGCCGCGCCGGACGAGCGCGCTGGCGAGCTTGAAGCAGCGCGCGCGCGTCTCGGACCAGGTTTGCCGGAACTCGCCGTGCACGATCGCCAATCGATCGGGAAATACCTCGGCCGTTCGGTTGAGAAAGGCGATTGGCGTCAACGGCGCGTGATTTGCCGCACCGCTGCCCAGGCCTTGGGCGAACATCGAGCTGGACATCGAAAGTCTCCTGGAGAGGCGGCCCTCGCTCGAGGGACATGCCTTCATTGGTTGTTTCGCCAATGTCCCACCATGCGAGGCGCTTGTCTGTCGTTGCAATGACAAAGTTCGCCCTCATGGGCGGACTCAACCGGCCGCTCCTACGCTACCGCGTCGATTCGTCTACGGATGCCACGTAGAAACCACTGCCGGCGTCTGCGCCGTAGGGCGGCCGGCGAGTGCGTACGAAAGCTCGTTGGCGGCTTTCATGATCGTCTTGGCATGACCGAGGAGCTTGGCCTTGGGCAGACGATCCGCCGGACCGGAAATGCACACGGAGCCGAGCAGGGCCCAGCGCAAGCCGAACACCGGCGCCGACACCGTTGCCACGTTCTTCTCGCGCTCGCCGATGGAGAAGTGAAAGCCCTTCTTGCGGATGTCCTCGTAGAGCTTTCCGGGTTCGCCCGAGAACGCAAGGATCACCCGCCCGGGCGACCCGAGTTCCAGGGGAAGCATTGCGCCCATGCGCGCGTGATGGCGAATGGGTTGCGGCCCTTCCACACGCGCAAGGCACGTGCGCGAATGGCCTTCGCGCACATAGAACGCCGCGCTCTCTCCCGTGGCCTGCGATAGCGCGAGCAGCATCGGCTCCACCACGTTGTTGGCGTCGAAGCTGGCCTGGTAGCGCGCGCCGAGCCAGCCGGCCGCGGGGCCGAGCCGCCATTCGCCGTCGTCGCGCTGCACCACATAACCCGCCAGCGCCAGCGTGCGAAGCAACCGCAGGATGGTGGTCTTGTGCATGCCGCTGCGCCGTGTCAGTTCGGCCAGCGAAAGCCGCTCGTCCTGCATTCCGAAGGTATCGAGCAGCTGCAGGGCGCGGGTCACCGCCGTAACGCCACCGGCGGTCTCGAGGTCGGCTTCGCGCGGTGCCTCGACGATCTCGGCCGACCGCTTGGGCTTCACTGTTTTGACGCTTTTTGCGATGGGCATTTTCGTTTCACGGACTGGCCCGTGTTGCGTCTGATGGACCACCATTGTATGGAGCGGAACGCAAAACTAAAGTCGCTGCATGCCCTGGAGCAAGGCTGCCAGGCACTCATCGAACGATTCGGAGACACCCATGCGTACCTCGAGCGACAGCTCCATTTCCCGCCGCGCCGCGCTCGGCGCCGCCCTCCTGTTCACGTGCGGGCTGGCACTGGCGCAGACCTATCCCTCGCGCCCCATCCGCCTCGTGGTGCCGTTTCCTCCGGGCGGCGGCACGGACATCATTGCCCGCGAGGTGGCCAACAAGGTTGCGACCTCCGAAGGCTGGACCATCGTCATCGACAACAAGCCGGGCTCCGGCGGGAACATCGGCGTCGATGCTGCGGTGAAGGCCAACCCGGACGGCTACACCTTGGTGCTGGGCCAGACCAGCAACCTGGCCATCAACCCGTCGCTCTATGCGAAGCTTCCGTACGATCCGGTCAAAGACCTCGCCCCGGTCGGCTTGGTCGCCTCCGCGCCGCTGGTGGTGGTGGTATCCGCCACGTCGCCCTACAAGAAACTCTCCGACGTGGTCGCCGCGGCCAAGGCCAAGCCGACCGCACTCAACTACGCGAGCTCGGGCAACGGCACCGTGGCCCACCTCGCCACCGAGCAGTTCCAGAAAGCCGCGGGCGTGCAGTTCACACACGTTCCCTACAAGGGCGCCTCGCAAGGCCTCACGGACCTTGTCGGCGGGCAGATCCAGATGTACATCTCGTCGGTGCCGACACTGATCGCACAGATCAAGAGCGGCCAGTTGCGCGCGCTGGCAGTGACCTCGCTGCAACGCAACCGCGACTTGCCCGACGTGCCCACCATGGCCGAGTCGGGCTACAAGGACTTCGAGGCCGTGACGTGGTTCGGCGTTGCCGGTCCCGCCGCCATGCCGAAAGACGCCGTCGTGAAATTGAATGCGGCGCTCAACAAGGCCTTGGCGTCGGCTGACGTGCAGAAGAAGCTCGCCGCGCAAGGCGCGGAAGTGATGACCGGCCCGCCGGAGAAGTTCGCATCGCTGATCCGCACCGATGGCGTGCGCTGGGGCGCAATCGTGAAGTCGTCCGGCGTCAAGATGGACTGACCCGGCATGGTCGCGCCCCACTGAACCCATTCCCCTCATCTCCGTTCCTGGAAGCAACCCCATGTCTTCGACCCTTTCCGGCCCCCTTCCCGACATCATTCGCGACTTCGAGCGCGTGCCCGCGAACATCGTGGCGCAGGCCGCCGAGTTTCAGCCAGCCATCCTCGCTGACGTGGCCGGCCGGCGCGGCGCGCTGGACGGGCGCATCAAGGCCCTGCGCCCCCGCATGAAGCTGGCCGGCACCGCCATCACGGTGGAAGTGCGCCCTGGCGACAACCTGATGATTCACGCGGCCATCGCCATGGCGAAGCGCGGCGACGTGCTCGTGATCGACGGCAAGGGCGACCAGGGCTCCGCCCTCATGGGCACCATCATGATGACGGCCTGCAAGAAGCTCGGCATCGCCGGTGTGGTGATGGACGGGGCATGCCGCGACAGCCTCGAGATCGACGAGATGGACTTTCCCGTCTTCAGCGTTGGCACCAACCCGAACGGGCCGACGAAGAACATCGGCGGCCGCATCGGGCACCCGGTGTCCGTCGGCGGCGTGACAGTGCGCTCCGGCGACTTCGTGATCGGCGACGGCGACGGCGTGGTTGTGGTCGAGCGCGAGAAGATCGAATCTGTGCTGCCGCTGGCCGCCAGGAAGGTCCGTGACGAGGCCGCGCGCATCGCCGCGATCAAGGAAGGCGACACCACTGCCAAATGGCTGAACACGGCGCTGCGCACGGCCGGGGTGCTGAAGGAAGGCGAGACGCTGTGACTGCCATCCCCGGGAATTCCATCCTCGTCACCGGTGCCGACCTGGCGCCGCAGGCACTCGCGATGCTCGAAGGCCATGACATCGTCTACGCCGGCAAGACGCCGACCGAGGACAACCTGGTCGCCCTGTGCCTCGCGCACGACCCTGTGGCCATCATCGTGCGCTATGGCAAGGTGGGCGCCGCCGTGATGGACGCGGCACCGTCGCTGAAGGTGATCTCCAAGCACGGCAGCGGCACCGACACCATCGACAAGGCGGCGGCGCAGGCGCGTGGCATCGAGGTCGTAGCGGCCGTGGGCGCGAATGCGGCCGCAGTGGCCGAGCAGGCGCTCGCCTTGCTGCTGGCTTGCGCCAAGTCGGTCGTGGCGCTCGATGCGCGCATGCACGCCGGCCATTGGGACAAGGCGACGCACAAGAGTCTTGAACTGGGGGGGCGCACCATCGGCGTCGTCGGGCTCGGCGCCATCGGCCTGCGCTTTGCGCGCATGGCCGACGCGCTGGGCATGCGTGTGCTTGGCCACGACCCTTACGCCAAGAACCTTCCGGACTGTGTGCAGCCCGCCGACCTGGCAACCCTCTGGGCCGAGTCCGACGCCGTGTCGCTGCACTGTCCGCTCACCGACGACAACCGCGGGCTGCTCAATGCCCGCACCCTGGCGCAATGCAAGCGCGGTGTGATCGTCATCAACACGGCGCGCGGCGGGCTGATCGACGAAGCGGCGCTGCTGGCCGCGGTGCGTTCGGGCCAAGTCGCCATGGCCGGACTGGACAGCTTCGCGGTCGAGCCGATGACGCCAGGCCATCCGTTCCAGGGCGAGAAAAACATCGTGCTCAGTCCGCACATCGGCGGCGTGACCAGCGATGCTTACGTGAACATGGGCGTCGCTGCGGCAAGGAACCTGCTGGAAGTGCTCTCGCGCCGGACGGCGACGATCTGAGGCATGGCGGCCGGCGGACGATGATGCACGGATTCGATCATCCGGCGCGAGCGTTCAAACAGGCGGGCAGCGGAAGCAAGTGCAATGACAAAAGCCCTAAGCAGTTGATTTACTTAGGGCTTTTGGACTTAAGCGGAGAACCGCAAAAGTAAATTTGGTGGCCTGGGGCTCTACCGCAAGACGCCTTGGAAGGCGCGCCAGTCCTAGAATTCTGTCCGGGTGTGAACTTGAGTTCCTGCATCAGTTACTGCACCCAAAAATCAATCATGCCACGCAATCTAATCGGTTCCGACACCGCCCTTCGATCCATCAAGCCCGGCGATCCGCGCAGGCGCATTTCCGACGGCGACGGCCTCTACATCCTGCTCTTTGTGAACGGCGGCGCCCACGATGGCGCTTCGACTACAGCATCGCCGGCAAGCGCAAAACGCTCTCGCTCGGCACCTACCCCACCATCGGCATCGCCCTTGCTCGCGAGCGCGCCGAGGACGCGCGCCGGAAGGTCGCCCAAGGCATCGATCCCAGCGAGGCCAGAAAGGCCGTCCGCGCGGCGCATGTCCAAGCCCGTGAAGCGGCCGCGCGCGCCGAGGCCGGCCTGCCTGTGCTCGACAGCTTCGAGCACGTCGCCCGCGAGTGGTACGAGGTGCGCCGCGCTGACTGGGCCGAGAGCTACGGCGTCAAGATCATCGGCCGGCTGGAGAACGACGTGTTCCCCTACATCGGCAAGCGCCCCATCGCGCAGATCGACCCGCCCGAGCTGCTGACGGTCATCCGCCGCATCGAGTCTCGCGGCGTGGTCGAGACCGCCCACCGCGCGCTGGAGAACTGTGGCCAGGTCTTCCGCTTCGCCGTCGCCACCGGCCGCGCGACGAGCAATCCGGCCCGCGACCTGAAGGATGCCTTGCGCAAACCGCTCGTGCAGCACTTCCCGGCCATCACCGACCCCAAGCGCCTGGGCGAGCTGCTGCGCGCGTGCGATGGCTACAAGGGCACGCATGTCGTGCGCACCGCGCTGAAGCTGGCGCCCATGGTCTTGCTGCGTCCGGGCGAGCTGCGGCATGCGAAGTGGGAAGAGATCGACCTCGATGCTGCGCTGTGGACCGTTCCCGCGGCGCGCATGAAGCGCAAGAAGGTCGGCAAGCTGCATGGCGCACCGCACCTGGTGCCACTGGCGAAGCAAGCGGTCGAGGCTTTGCGCGACCTGCACCCGCTCACGGGCCGAAGCGCCTACGTGTTCACCGGCGAGCGCAGCCACGAACGCCCGATGAGCGACGCGGCGATCAATGCCGCATTGCGCGCAATGGGATTCGGCAAAGACGAAGTGACCGCCCACGGGTTCCGCGCGACCGCACGCACCATCCTCGCGGAGCGCCTGGGCGTCGACGAATCGGTGATCGAGGCGCAGCTCGCGCATGCTGTGAAAGACAGCCTCGGCCGCGCCTACAACCGCACAGAGTTTCGCGTGGAACGTTTCTCGATGATGCAGAAGTGGGCCGATTACCTCGATGAATTGCGCCATGGCGCCGACGTGGTGACGCTGCGCGCAGCTTGACGGGAACGGCCGAGAGCGCTTAAAGTTCTCTCGCCTCGTGAGGAGCGAGGTCGGGTTTGGAAGCCCGCTGCAATCCTGCGACGAAAGCCGCAGTCACCGCACATGGTCTGCGGCTTTTTCGTTCGCGTCCCAGTTTTGGCGGCTCGAATGGGAGGGCGCGAGCCCTGCCGGTTTCCGCAAGGATTGCCCGGTCTTCCAACCCGTTCGAGCTGCCGCCCTCTTTTGGAAGAGAGGACGGCGGTTGTAGCAAACCGCAATCCTTGGAGGCCCATGGCCGATTCTTCTAACGCTGGCGCCGATGCCGGCTGCTCGTTCGCGAGCTATCGCCCCACCGCTCAATTCAAGCCCTTCGAATGGGTTCGAGGGGAAGGGCTGAGCCCTCCGCAGCAGCGGCTCGCCGAATTTCTCAACGATGCGCGCGACGTGGTGCAAGGCACGCACATGCTCGCCCAACTGCTGTCCTGGGACGAAGACCGACGCGAAGCCGCCTGTTCCGACGCCAGCCCTGCACCCTTCTTCAACGCCTGCCACCGCGGTGCGCTGGAACGGCTCATGACTGTTTCGCTGGGACTGCTCAGCGCTCAGATCGAGCGCCAATGCGATGCGCTGGACGGGGTCCGCCGCCCTGAATGCCCGAGACCTCAGGAAAACGGAGCCTGACCGCCATGGCCGATATGCATTGGTTCCGATGGCACCACGGGCTGGTGACCGATCCGAAGTTGGGCTTGATTGCCAAGAAGGCGGGCAGCTCGATGGCCGAGGTCATCGCGGTATGGGCCTGCCTGCTCGAGGCGGCCAGCGCTTGCGAGGATCGTGGTCATCCGGGGGCGCTTGACTTCGAGGCCCTCGACTTCGCCCTCGGGGTGCAGGAAGGCACCACGCAGCGCATCCACGGGCTCATGCGGGACCGGGCCCTGATCGACAGCGACACAGGGCGCCTTGCCGCTTGGGAAAAGCGGCAGCCCAAACGCGAACGCGATGACGACACCGGCGCCGAACGAAAACGCCGCCAGCGTGAACGCGAAGCGGCAGGCGTGACGGTGGCTGCCCCGCCAAGTCACACCGAATCCATCAGTGTCACGCCATGTCACGCCACGTCCCGCCAAGTCACGCCCAGAGGAGAGGAGAGGAGAAGAGATAAGAGAACACCCCCCTACCCCCCGCAAGCGGGGGAAGTGGGGGGCAACCAATCGAAAACTTCCACGAAAGCGGGAACCGTCTGCAAGGCGATCAGGGCCAAGGGGGTGACCGATGTGAGCCCGTCGCATCCGAAGCTGCGCGCGCTGATCGACAAAGGCATCGGCGTGGAGACCTTCGAGCAGGCCGCCGAGATTTGCACCAGGGCGCACCCCGCCAAGGGCATGGGATACCTGCTTGGCATTGTGGAGCGCCAGTTGCGGGAGGCGGTGGACATCGGCGAGCGACCGGGGATGCCGCAGGCCGCCTGGGACCAAAGCCGGGCCAGCATCGAGGCGAAAGCCGAGGAGCTTGGCCTCGGGCGGTGGCGGGAGTTCGACCTTGGCGCCGATCGCGAGCACTGGCCGGCGTATTTCCGGCGCGTCAAGGATGCGGTCGAACGCGAAGCGAGAGGGCCTGAAGGCCGTTGCGCGGCCGATCTGGAGATGGTGTCCACGTGACATCGCGTGCCTTACGGATGTCAGCTTTGTCGCGCGATCCTCGCTCCATGTTCAATTCCGAATCTGTCCGTATGGAAGCCCCACCCGTCCTCAAAGCAGCGCCAGGCGATCGCTTCCTCCGCATCCAGGAGGTCGAGCGCCGCGTGTGTCTGAAGAAGAGCGCGATCTATGCGCGCATGTCCGCCGGCGCGTTCCCGCGCAGCATCTCCTTGGGCCGGCGATGCACCGTGTGGCTGAAGTCGTCCATCGACGCCTGGATCGTCGAGCAGGTCGACTCGGCGAACGGCGCGAGTGTGCGGTCCCCCAAGCTCCACGAGACGCGAGCATCGGAGGTCTGACGCGTCATGGCGGATATGCATTGGTTCAGATGGCATCACGGAACCGTGACCGACCCGAAGCTCGGGTTGATCGCCAAGAAGGCCGGCGTGTCCATGGCGGAGGTGATCGCCATCTGGGCCTATCTGCTCGAGGCGGCGAGCAAGGCCGAGGACCGACAAGGGTGTCGACGTGGAGGTCTTCGAACAGGCTGCGGAGGTGTGCGCCAAGGCGAGTCCACCGAAGGGGATGGCATACCTGCTCAACATCGTGACGCGCCTGGTGCGGGAGGCGGAGGAGATCGGCGAGAGCCCGGGTCTGCCTGCCGCCGCGTGGGATCAGACACGCAGCGGCATCGACGCGAAGGCGCATGCCCTCGGCCTCAGTGCATGGGACGAAGCGGCCTTCTCGGTGGGGCAAGGCGAGAACTACGTCGCGTTCACCGCACGGGTCAGGCGTGCCGCCGAGAAAGCTGGCGAGACCGTATGCGCGTGAGGGCGGGCTTCAATGCCGGTGGCCTCGCAACGGCACGGGTCCTTCCGCAGAGGTGGTCGTTACGGGTAATTCGAACCGCGATCTCGGACTGTTCACTGATGCCACTAGGGGGGTTAAGTGAAGGTCGATAGCACGGTAACTAGACCAAATCCGCTAGAACGAAAACTGGATACTTATGGCGGGCATCATTGCTTGGTTGGCCTGGGTGTGTACTTAAATGACGTGATTGCCACCGAAAATTGACCGGCTAACGCACTCGGGTCAGAGATCGGTGGAAACCAACAGAATCAAGCCATCAAGGCGTGTTGACCTCATCTCGTTCTCGCAGCGTCACGAACTACGATCTTCCTGCTCAAGAAGGTTTCGATACTTCGCTTCCAAGTCGGGAGGGCAGAATCCGATCGGAAGGTCGATCAATATGTGGGCATCCAAGCCGCTATCTTCTTCTCGACAGTTTTCCGCATCCTCGATCAGCTCTCGAAGAGAACTTTCAAACAGTGCAGGATCGTTGGTTTGACGCGCAACTGCTGCTTGGCAGGTGAGCGAGTAGCGAATTAACGTGCCGGTGTGACGCGAGATTTCCAAGCCCTTGGCTACCGCTTGTTTCGCTTCATCGGCACGATCTCTTTTCATGCCCAACGAGTGGGCCAACCCGAGCCACATAACTGCAGCTTCTGGGTGATTGGCCACTCGCTCTCGTTGAACAAGTAAATGTTCGTCGTACAAATCTGCTCGCAAATATTCACCGGAAAGCTCCCCTAGCAAACTATCGCGATCTAGCGGGTCTTTTTCGGCCTCAATAAGCCCTCTCAAAAAGGGAATACTGCCGGGCACTAGCCTGCCATCCACATCCGTGAACGGCTCACGTTGAGCTCGAATTTGGGCTCGCAATTCTTTCGTGACTGTCATCGGTTTTTTCCTCCTTGCCATCCATTTCCATTGAACGCTCCGGGATCAGGTTCACCACGGTAGCATGCATCACGCCTGCGCTCAGCATTCCGAAGACAAGCGTTCCAGGCCGACGAAAACCCTGAACCACGAAGTCCTGACGCGAATTTGTCGTGGCAGTCATCGAGGTCGTTCTCGTATTCCTTGTCACACACCGCCTTGTCCTCTTCGTCTACCTTGCTTGTACACCAGTCTATGAATCGATTGAGTCCACGCGTCAATCGACGCGCCAGTTCGCGTTGCGCGTCTCCAGTCGGATTGGGAATCGAGTATGGCCCGCTTGGGCGACCCCACTCCTCTGCCTGCAAACCCAGTGGATCGATGTATCCCAGCGGATTTCCACCAACATACCCGAACCGGTTCCACCCACCCTCGAGCCCGATCGGATCCGGCTGGCTATATCGCCCGGTCCTCGCGTCGTAGCTCCTGAAGTAGTTGTAGAACAGCCCGCTCTCCTCATCCGCATACTGCCCCGGATACCTCAGGTTGAACTTCACCTCGGAGATGCTGGTGGTGCCCGGGTTGGGTGTGGTGTCCAGGTTCGCGAACCGGTTCTTCGCAATGGTCGGCTTGTCCTCCCCGAACGCGCTGTAGCTCCACTGCCAGGCGGGTTGGCCGTCCGCATTGCTGAGCTTGCGCGGCGTGTTCAGATGGTCGCTGTGCACCGCATAGGTCGCGCCATTGATCACCGCCGCGATCGGCATCGGCCCGTTGGCCGTCGGCAGGTAGATGTAGCTGGCCTGGCCCGCACTGTTGGCCCCGCCGCTTCCAGCCTCGAAGATCAAGCTGCCGTTCTCGTCGTAGACATAGGCGTACCCCAGCTGCTCGGCCTGGTTGGCTGTCGGGTTCCACAGCTTCGTGAAGAACGCGATCAGGCTCTGCATGAAGCCCGGGTCCGCCTCATCGCCCTGGCCGGGCGGGTACAGCGGCTCGGTCTTGAACACGCGCTGACCCAGCGCGTTGTGCGCGTAGCGCGTGGTCGGGCTCACGTCGGTGGCGCCGGTGGTGGCCGCCGCCAGGCGCCCCTCGGCGTCGTAGGTGTAGCTGCGAAGCCCATCGCTCACGAGGTCGCCGTTGGCGTTGTAGCCGTAGGTGACGCTGGTGCTGCTGGCACCGTTGATGCTCTGGGTGAAGCCGGTGAGCTGGTTGCTGGTGGCGCCCACGGCGTACGTGCGGCTGGTGCTCTGGGTGCCGAGCACCCGCGTGCTGCTCGATCGGTTGCCGTTGGCGTCGTAGCCGAAGCCGGCGGTGCTGCCGGTGGCGTTGAAGCCGGTGATGCGGCCCACGGTGTTGTAGCCCACGGTCCAGGTGATGTCGCTCGCGCCGATGGTGCTGTGGCTGGGATCGGTGTCGGCGGGCCGGTAGAGGTTCTGCGTCAGGCTGGTGATACGCCCGGCCGCGTCGTAGACGTAGCTGCTGAACTCGGTGGCGGTCATCCGCCCGGCGGGGTCGTAGCTGCGGCTGGCGGCCAAGCTCGGGCTCGCGAAGGCCCAGGTCCAGGCGGTGGGCTGGCCGAGCGGGTTCCAGGCGATGCCGGTGACCAGCGGGGTGCCGTTCAGGCTCAGGCCCGTGAGGCGGCCGGTGGCGTCATAGCTGTGCGTGAGCAGGCCGCCATTGTTGGGGTAGCCGATGCTCGCCAAGGTGCCGTTCGCGTTGTAGCTGTAGCTGACCTGCTGCACGCTGCCGTTGGCGAGGGTCTGCTTCTTCAGGGTGACGCGGCCTAAGCCGTCTCGCGTGTACTCGGTGGTGCCGCTGCGGTCAACGATCTCCGAGAGGTAGCCCCTGCTGTTCGCGCTCAGGTCGTAGCGCAGGGTGGTGGTCTTGCCGTCGGCGAAGACCAGGCCGGTGGGACGGCCCAGGGCATCCCGGGTGATGGTGGTGGCCTGGCCGAGGGCGTCGGTGATCTGGCTGGGCAGGCCCAGGGCGTCGTACTGGGTGCTGGCGCCGCCGGTGTCGGCGCTGCTCTCCGCCGTCGGGTTGCCTTGGGCGTCGCGCGCGTAGGTGGTGGCCACGCCCTTGAAGTCCTTGGCTTCGGTGACGGCATCGAGGGCGTTGTACTTGAAGGACGCGGTCCTTCCTTCGGCATTGGTGAGATCCTTCAGACGACGCAATCTGTCTAAGCCGTACTGCGTGTATTGGTTCAACGCATTTTTTGCTCGACTCAAATCACCGTTGCCGTCGTACTCAAAAGATTCAGTCTGGTTCGTGCCCTCGGTCTTGCTCGACAGTCGGTTGATGCTATTGATCGCGCGAACCACGCTCCAGGCGACATTGCCGGCGCTGTCCTTGATCTGCTCGGCGGTGCGGTTGCCCATGCCGTCCAGGGTGTAGATACCGGAATCGCCGCGGTTGTTGCTCCAGCCGCTGAGGCGGTGGGCGGCGTCGTAGCTGTAGGTGAAGACCAGGCCGGTGGGCAGGGACACCGTCTCGACCGTACCGTAGGGCTTGTAGGTCAACGCGGTGGTCTGGCCGGCGACGGTCTGGGTCAGCAGGCGGTCGCGGGCATCGTAGGTGTAGGTAGTGGCCAGGCCGTTGGGGGCCGCCGCGTTCACGACGCGGTTGGCGTTGTCGTAGGTGTAGCCGGTGACGTGGCCCAGGGCGTTGGTCGAGGTCAGAACATTGCCGCGAGGGTCGTAGGTATAGCTGGTGGCGGCGCCGTTGGGCTCGGTGGCGATGGCCACGAGTTGCTGGGCGTTGTAGGTCCATTGCCAGAGCTGGGCCTGGTTGGTCACCGTGTCGGTGACGGTCTTCGTCAGGACATTGCCGAGAGCGTCGTAGGTGTACGCGGTGGTGCGGCCGGACTCGGTCACGAGGGCAGGCAGCGAGAAGGTCGGGTGCCACTGGGTGGTGACGGTCTGGGCTTCGGCGGTGCCGGAGGCGCGTGTGACGGAGGTGGGCAGGCGCCGGGTGACGTCCCAGGTCGTGGTGGTGACCACTCCTTTGAAGTCGGTCTGTGAAGTCACGAGGCC
The Variovorax paradoxus genome window above contains:
- a CDS encoding RHS repeat-associated core domain-containing protein, whose amino-acid sequence is MLKLKSFKGLVFACVLLLLAGALSSSFAAHPDATWSYPTQAEAEAACFGTANAPNQNWDSATCTLSSGFYVGYYNWYTLIIIRNGAVAIERWDLFPGINPKPCSTCEQSAKTEAALGAYPKCSREDGLTTSNPIDLVTAEKYRNENDWTDSGPSPLSFSRIYRSNWGFDPNRTNAGLGQSWTHSHAFRLVATPSENPTDVAIVSPEGHVQLFSKPTGSSNWAATGSADALAQIASGAWVYRSANDDVTLGFSAEGKLVGHVARNGWITAYAYDGAGRLATVANSFGRSISLAYNSAGQLASITTPNARVVSYAYDALGRLSSVAYPDNTARTFLYENAAFPQALTGINSETGARWGTFAYDAKGRSVGSELAGGVERYQVAYPANGNPGSTVTDPLGTGRTYWYTIRERNPVVSNGSLPSATGAADAQSRTQDANGLVTSQTDFKGVVTTTTWDVTRRLPTSVTRASGTAEAQTVTTQWHPTFSLPALVTESGRTTAYTYDALGNVLTKTVTDTVTNQAQLWQWTYNAQQLVAIATEPNGAATSYTYDPRGNVLTSTNALGHVTGYTYDNANRVVNAAAPNGLATTYTYDARDRLLTQTVAGQTTALTYKPYGTVETVSLPTGLVFTYSYDAAHRLSGWSNNRGDSGIYTLDGMGNRTAEQIKDSAGNVAWSVVRAINSINRLSSKTEGTNQTESFEYDGNGDLSRAKNALNQYTQYGLDRLRRLKDLTNAEGRTASFKYNALDAVTEAKDFKGVATTYARDAQGNPTAESSADTGGASTQYDALGLPSQITDALGQATTITRDALGRPTGLVFADGKTTTLRYDLSANSRGYLSEIVDRSGTTEYTRDGLGRVTLKKQTLANGSVQQVSYSYNANGTLASIGYPNNGGLLTHSYDATGRLTGLSLNGTPLVTGIAWNPLGQPTAWTWAFASPSLAASRSYDPAGRMTATEFSSYVYDAAGRITSLTQNLYRPADTDPSHSTIGASDITWTVGYNTVGRITGFNATGSTAGFGYDANGNRSSSTRVLGTQSTSRTYAVGATSNQLTGFTQSINGASSTSVTYGYNANGDLVSDGLRSYTYDAEGRLAAATTGATDVSPTTRYAHNALGQRVFKTEPLYPPGQGDEADPGFMQSLIAFFTKLWNPTANQAEQLGYAYVYDENGSLIFEAGSGGANSAGQASYIYLPTANGPMPIAAVINGATYAVHSDHLNTPRKLSNADGQPAWQWSYSAFGEDKPTIAKNRFANLDTTPNPGTTSISEVKFNLRYPGQYADEESGLFYNYFRSYDARTGRYSQPDPIGLEGGWNRFGYVGGNPLGYIDPLGLQAEEWGRPSGPYSIPNPTGDAQRELARRLTRGLNRFIDWCTSKVDEEDKAVCDKEYENDLDDCHDKFASGLRGSGFSSAWNACLRNAERRRDACYRGEPDPGAFNGNGWQGGKNR